A genomic segment from uncultured Desulfuromonas sp. encodes:
- a CDS encoding alpha/beta fold hydrolase, producing the protein MILVISWRQARKLTINSWQRRQRHYIENPDLHPVQQLERHRLDAEFIELKTTDGEVLSALYRPGRNGATIILCHGYKMDCSEMIPIAAMLERYGYGVLLPDLRSHGSSSGELISFGFHEWHDIEAAVEFIVRQHPGENLGLFGNSMGGALALCYAARDPRIKAVIAQSPFASIAHTINLSVKRFTGLPPYPFATLINFFAQRQLKFNSAAVAPLHCIGDISPRAIFLMMGGQDQVVPAQGIFALEQAAGKPLELWFDEHLDHVAFYHQHPMEFEQRVTTFFERYLHPVSA; encoded by the coding sequence GTGATCCTTGTAATCTCCTGGCGACAAGCCCGCAAGCTGACTATCAATTCCTGGCAAAGACGTCAACGGCATTATATCGAGAACCCAGACCTTCACCCGGTACAACAGCTTGAACGCCACCGTCTTGATGCCGAGTTTATTGAGTTGAAAACAACCGATGGCGAAGTTCTATCGGCGTTATACCGGCCCGGCCGCAATGGGGCAACCATCATCCTCTGCCACGGCTATAAAATGGATTGCAGCGAAATGATCCCCATTGCCGCTATGCTTGAGCGTTACGGTTACGGGGTGTTGCTGCCGGACCTGCGCAGTCACGGCAGCAGCAGCGGAGAGCTGATCAGTTTTGGCTTTCACGAATGGCATGATATTGAAGCTGCGGTCGAATTCATCGTCCGCCAACACCCCGGAGAAAACCTCGGCCTATTCGGCAATTCCATGGGCGGCGCTCTGGCTCTTTGTTATGCGGCGCGAGATCCGCGTATCAAAGCGGTGATTGCCCAGTCGCCTTTTGCTTCCATTGCCCATACCATCAATTTAAGCGTTAAACGCTTTACCGGACTACCTCCCTATCCGTTTGCCACCCTGATTAACTTTTTTGCCCAACGCCAACTCAAATTTAACAGTGCTGCGGTTGCGCCTTTACACTGTATTGGTGACATCAGCCCGCGCGCCATTTTCTTGATGATGGGCGGGCAGGACCAGGTTGTTCCCGCCCAAGGTATTTTTGCTCTCGAACAAGCCGCAGGAAAACCGTTGGAACTCTGGTTTGACGAACACCTTGATCACGTGGCTTTTTATCACCAGCATCCCATGGAATTCGAGCAGAGGGTCACGACGTTTTTTGAACGTTATCTTCACCCTGTTTCCGCATAA
- the ettA gene encoding energy-dependent translational throttle protein EttA, which yields MSEDSKKIIYSMMKVSKSYNKQPVIKDISLSYFYGAKIGVLGLNGSGKSSLLRIMAGVDKDFNGEAVLSEGYSVGYLEQEPQLDDSKTVRQVVEEGVQETVDLLKEFEEINLKFAEPMDDDAMAALCDRQAQVQDKLDALDAWDLDSRLDLAMDALRCPPADANVKVLSGGERRRVALCRLLLQKPDILLLDEPTNHLDAETVAWLEQHLQRYEGTVIAVTHDRYFLDNVAGWILELDRGHGIPWKGNYSSWLDQKQKRLQHEEKAESARQRTLQRELEWINMSPKGRHAKSKARITSYEKLLNEGADSQTRDLEIYIPPGPRLGDIVIEADHVQKAFDGRLLMEDMNFKLPRGGIVGIIGPNGAGKTTLMRMFTGQEQPDSGTLTLGSTVQLGYVDQSRDVLDGNKTIWEEVSGGQDMMMLGTREVNSRAYVARFNFSGSDQQKKVGTLSGGERNRVHLAKILSGGANVLLLDEPTNDLDVNTMRALEEALENFAGCAVVISHDRWFLDRIATHMLAFEGDSQVVWYEGNYSEYEEDRRKRLGRDADQPHRIRYRDLTRA from the coding sequence ATGAGTGAAGATAGCAAAAAAATTATCTACAGCATGATGAAGGTCAGCAAGAGTTACAATAAGCAGCCGGTCATCAAGGATATTTCTCTGTCCTATTTTTACGGGGCGAAAATCGGCGTACTTGGCCTTAATGGTTCCGGTAAAAGTAGCCTGTTGCGTATCATGGCCGGAGTTGACAAAGACTTTAACGGTGAAGCCGTACTGTCTGAAGGGTACTCCGTCGGCTACCTGGAGCAGGAACCGCAACTTGATGACAGCAAGACTGTGCGTCAGGTGGTGGAAGAAGGTGTGCAGGAAACTGTGGATCTGCTCAAGGAGTTTGAAGAGATCAACCTGAAATTTGCCGAGCCGATGGACGATGATGCCATGGCGGCGTTGTGTGACCGTCAGGCTCAGGTACAGGACAAACTGGACGCCCTCGATGCCTGGGATCTCGACTCCCGCCTTGATCTGGCCATGGATGCGCTGCGTTGCCCACCGGCGGATGCGAATGTCAAGGTTCTCTCTGGTGGTGAACGGCGCCGTGTCGCTCTGTGCCGTCTGCTGTTGCAGAAACCGGATATCCTGTTGCTGGACGAGCCGACCAACCATCTCGACGCTGAAACCGTCGCCTGGCTGGAGCAGCATCTACAGCGCTATGAAGGCACGGTCATTGCCGTCACCCACGACCGTTACTTCCTTGACAATGTTGCTGGCTGGATTCTCGAACTCGACCGTGGTCATGGCATCCCCTGGAAAGGCAATTACTCGTCATGGTTGGACCAAAAGCAGAAACGTCTGCAGCATGAAGAAAAAGCCGAATCTGCCCGCCAACGCACCCTGCAGCGCGAATTGGAATGGATTAACATGTCACCCAAAGGGCGACATGCCAAGAGTAAGGCGCGTATCACCTCCTACGAAAAGCTGCTCAATGAAGGCGCTGACAGCCAGACCCGCGATCTGGAAATCTACATTCCGCCCGGACCGCGCCTTGGCGATATCGTCATTGAGGCCGACCATGTGCAGAAAGCTTTTGATGGTCGTCTGCTGATGGAAGACATGAACTTCAAGCTGCCGCGCGGTGGCATTGTCGGCATTATCGGCCCCAACGGTGCCGGTAAAACGACCTTGATGCGGATGTTTACCGGCCAGGAACAACCGGACAGCGGCACGTTGACCCTCGGTAGCACAGTACAGCTCGGCTATGTCGATCAGAGTCGCGATGTACTGGATGGGAACAAGACCATCTGGGAAGAAGTCAGCGGCGGTCAGGACATGATGATGCTCGGCACCCGCGAGGTCAATTCCCGAGCCTACGTGGCGCGTTTCAACTTCTCCGGCAGTGATCAGCAGAAAAAAGTCGGCACTCTGTCCGGTGGTGAGCGTAACCGGGTGCATCTGGCCAAGATTCTCAGCGGCGGTGCCAATGTGCTGCTGCTTGACGAACCGACCAATGATCTTGATGTCAATACTATGCGTGCACTTGAAGAGGCGCTGGAAAACTTTGCCGGATGTGCGGTGGTGATCAGCCATGATCGCTGGTTCCTCGACCGTATTGCCACCCATATGCTTGCATTTGAGGGCGACAGTCAGGTGGTGTGGTATGAAGGCAATTACAGTGAGTACGAAGAGGACCGCCGCAAGCGACTGGGACGAGATGCTGATCAGCCGCACCGTATCCGTTACCGGGATTTGACGCGAGCCTGA
- a CDS encoding diguanylate cyclase — protein MVVRRYIFLLLAALFLLPCQAKAEDKLLEQVVVQLDWKYQFQYAGFIMAREKGFYAQQRLEVSLLEYQPGINIVHEVMSRNVNFGMHNSSLIVENKEILPIVLLASYFQRSPLVFVTQPSIKTPADLKGKVIMGTSDELKYSSLALLLNHYNITAQNSTIESQKFDIDEFINGHVDAMSAFLSNQIYELNRRKVAYNILNPADYGFIMSAVNLFTSREEALKHTDRTRRFLAATNEGWRYALDHPEEAIQIIHSKYAPNKSLDALRFEANVTRELFLLDLYPIGTIKPELTSLTYKQLLSRNIISKQAKLPAYQFDEVIQQHNQNTAFTTHEQNFLENKKVIRVCVDPDWMPFEGLIDGHHYGIAADYLSLFQEKLPIPLEVVKTSSWQESIDAAKARRCDIFSLAAKTAERTSYMDFTHPYVTLPVVIATTMDKIFIDDIADIITQPIGVVEGYAIAEELRNRYPQINIVDVKSISDGLERVESGELYCYVDNLMVIAEQIQKKFTGVIKISGRLDDKVALAIGTRNDEPELHNIFDKLIHTVTPEQEQEIYNRWVSVKQEMGFNYGLFWKFSGLIAFIAGLFGVHYYQLRKYNGRLLVLSETDKLTGLANRLKLDKILNDQEQLFIRYRTSCGVIIFDIDHFKAVNDSYGHPVGDQVLKEIARLVEDNIRATDHVGRWGGEEFLIIAPSSNWQETEQLADKLLAALRKHPFEKVGTVTASFGVCAFRQELGASKVLSLADKALYQAKAEGRNRVVSCTSLSD, from the coding sequence ATGGTCGTTCGCCGCTACATCTTCCTGCTTCTTGCAGCCTTGTTCTTACTCCCATGCCAGGCCAAAGCTGAAGACAAACTCCTTGAACAGGTGGTGGTGCAACTCGACTGGAAATACCAGTTTCAGTATGCGGGTTTTATCATGGCACGGGAAAAAGGCTTTTATGCCCAACAGCGGCTGGAGGTCTCTCTGCTGGAGTATCAGCCGGGGATCAACATCGTCCATGAAGTCATGTCCCGCAATGTCAACTTCGGCATGCATAACTCCAGCTTAATTGTTGAAAACAAGGAGATCCTGCCGATTGTTCTGCTGGCCTCCTATTTCCAACGTTCCCCTTTGGTTTTCGTCACTCAGCCCAGCATCAAAACGCCCGCCGACCTTAAGGGCAAAGTGATTATGGGCACCAGTGATGAGCTAAAATACAGTTCCCTGGCGCTGCTCCTTAACCATTACAACATCACCGCCCAAAACAGCACCATCGAATCTCAGAAGTTCGACATTGACGAGTTCATCAACGGTCATGTTGATGCCATGAGCGCGTTTCTCTCCAATCAGATTTATGAATTGAACCGGCGCAAAGTGGCATACAATATTCTCAATCCGGCAGACTACGGATTCATCATGAGCGCCGTCAATCTGTTCACCAGCCGTGAAGAAGCGCTCAAACACACAGACCGCACCCGACGTTTTCTTGCCGCCACCAACGAAGGCTGGCGTTATGCCCTTGACCACCCGGAAGAGGCCATTCAGATCATCCACAGTAAATATGCGCCCAATAAATCACTTGACGCATTGCGCTTCGAAGCCAATGTCACGCGAGAACTGTTTCTTCTTGATCTGTACCCCATCGGCACCATCAAACCAGAGCTGACCTCACTGACGTATAAGCAATTGCTGTCCCGCAACATCATCAGCAAACAGGCGAAATTACCCGCCTACCAATTTGACGAAGTCATTCAGCAACACAATCAGAACACGGCATTCACGACGCACGAGCAGAACTTTCTGGAAAATAAAAAGGTGATTCGCGTCTGTGTCGATCCGGACTGGATGCCTTTCGAGGGCCTGATAGACGGCCATCATTATGGAATCGCGGCAGATTACCTCAGTCTGTTTCAGGAGAAACTTCCCATCCCACTGGAAGTGGTTAAAACCTCCTCCTGGCAGGAGTCCATTGACGCCGCCAAAGCACGACGCTGCGACATCTTTTCTCTGGCCGCAAAAACAGCGGAACGCACTTCCTATATGGACTTCACCCACCCGTATGTCACGTTGCCGGTGGTCATCGCCACGACCATGGACAAGATTTTCATCGACGACATTGCCGACATCATCACCCAGCCAATTGGTGTGGTTGAAGGCTACGCCATCGCTGAAGAATTGCGTAACCGCTATCCACAAATCAACATCGTCGATGTTAAGTCCATCAGTGACGGCCTTGAGCGCGTGGAGAGTGGAGAGCTTTACTGTTACGTCGATAATCTGATGGTCATCGCTGAACAGATTCAGAAAAAATTCACCGGCGTCATCAAGATCAGTGGCCGACTGGATGACAAGGTCGCCCTGGCCATCGGTACCCGCAATGACGAGCCTGAACTACACAACATCTTTGACAAACTGATCCATACCGTCACGCCGGAACAGGAACAGGAGATCTATAATCGTTGGGTGTCGGTCAAGCAGGAGATGGGCTTCAACTATGGTTTGTTTTGGAAATTTTCCGGCCTCATCGCCTTTATTGCCGGTTTGTTCGGTGTCCACTACTACCAATTGCGCAAATACAATGGACGCCTGCTGGTTCTCTCGGAAACCGATAAACTGACCGGGTTGGCCAACCGGCTTAAACTCGACAAGATCCTCAACGATCAGGAACAGCTGTTTATCCGCTATCGAACCTCCTGCGGCGTGATCATTTTCGACATTGATCATTTCAAAGCCGTTAATGACTCTTATGGCCACCCGGTCGGCGATCAGGTTCTCAAAGAGATTGCCCGTCTGGTCGAAGATAATATCCGTGCAACAGATCATGTCGGACGCTGGGGTGGTGAAGAATTTCTGATCATCGCCCCCAGCAGCAATTGGCAGGAAACCGAACAACTGGCTGACAAACTACTTGCGGCGCTACGCAAACATCCCTTCGAAAAAGTCGGGACAGTGACAGCAAGTTTTGGCGTGTGTGCGTTTCGTCAAGAACTTGGTGCCAGTAAAGTGCTCAGTCTTGCTGACAAAGCGCTGTATCAAGCCAAAGCCGAGGGCCGCAATCGCGTCGTCAGCTGCACCTCACTTAGCGATTGA
- a CDS encoding DsrE family protein: MYRIFLSLTILLCVVLASPATAADSVPNDHRALAGLTTGKAVFDVSTSSPQSMLLYLNVIEKTVATLKEQGVKPDFIITLRGAAVSIVSKDSEFNSAEQEQLLQAKIAALKQLGVYFEACNVAADLFAVAKEDLFPGVVLVGNTFASLIGYQSQGYALIPLI; the protein is encoded by the coding sequence ATGTATCGCATTTTTTTAAGCCTGACGATCCTTTTATGCGTTGTCCTGGCCTCACCCGCAACAGCTGCTGACAGCGTTCCCAATGATCATCGGGCTCTCGCCGGATTAACAACCGGCAAAGCCGTTTTTGACGTCAGCACCTCATCACCACAGTCCATGTTGCTCTATTTAAACGTGATTGAAAAAACCGTGGCTACCCTTAAAGAACAAGGGGTTAAACCCGACTTCATCATTACCTTGCGCGGCGCTGCAGTTTCTATCGTCAGCAAAGATTCCGAGTTTAACAGTGCCGAACAGGAGCAATTGTTACAAGCGAAAATTGCCGCATTGAAACAGCTGGGGGTCTATTTTGAAGCCTGCAACGTTGCCGCTGACTTGTTTGCGGTCGCCAAAGAAGATTTGTTTCCCGGCGTTGTTCTGGTCGGCAATACGTTCGCTTCTCTGATTGGCTATCAAAGTCAAGGTTATGCACTCATTCCCTTAATCTGA
- a CDS encoding diguanylate cyclase, whose amino-acid sequence MSLRLRTLLTLILIMGGALILMMLVMHRYIFSAFDTLEHLHFNRLAEQVVQTVDNQEEYFSSFVRDWAVWNDSYRFIVDQNADYIESNFTDETITSIGTLCILYFDLDFNLVYAFSFEEDRDNALAIAAEVKEERETLDSRNLEEQSCFYLCVRDLQSPFLMAMYPVYPTDRSKPANGYLAMGRMVNSQYCYDVSSRSGFDFKLEKICSMGPQGLPTEKPISVTFDFSSEDYAEMTLWGQNLQGQKTFKLVTTIYREMNNHLKQVFKVTVAVMIALGVIGILLVELLLNRFVLSPIYAQIHHFNRIGESGNLTERFEEHSSRELQLLSHTANRMLERIDSLNRELQQAAMTDSLTGVWNRRRFDEQLMHEWRIALRQSHPVSLLMIDIDHFKIYNDTYGHQDGDQCLQTIAETIQSQVKREADLVARYGGEEFVAILPGVPGEGAERVAEQIQSAIQALAIANIDAPKTSIITVSIGYATMIPQPGQECAELIHAADQALYQAKKAGRNCIKRL is encoded by the coding sequence ATGTCTTTACGACTAAGAACATTATTGACTCTGATTTTAATTATGGGTGGTGCGTTGATTTTGATGATGCTGGTCATGCATCGTTATATTTTTTCTGCTTTTGACACTCTGGAACACCTCCATTTCAATCGTCTTGCTGAACAGGTTGTGCAAACGGTGGACAATCAGGAAGAGTATTTTTCCTCTTTTGTCCGTGACTGGGCGGTGTGGAACGACAGTTATCGATTTATCGTCGATCAAAACGCCGACTACATTGAGAGTAATTTTACTGATGAAACCATAACCAGTATCGGAACCTTGTGCATCCTTTATTTCGATCTGGATTTTAATCTGGTCTACGCATTTTCTTTTGAGGAAGATCGTGACAATGCGCTGGCCATTGCCGCAGAAGTGAAAGAGGAGCGCGAGACGCTAGATTCAAGAAACCTTGAGGAGCAAAGCTGTTTTTATCTGTGTGTGCGTGATTTGCAAAGCCCCTTTCTTATGGCGATGTATCCGGTGTATCCAACGGATCGCAGCAAGCCGGCCAATGGTTATCTGGCCATGGGGCGGATGGTGAATTCGCAATATTGTTATGATGTCTCCAGTCGCAGTGGCTTTGATTTTAAACTGGAAAAGATATGTAGTATGGGGCCGCAGGGTTTGCCGACAGAAAAGCCAATCAGTGTGACCTTTGATTTTTCTTCAGAGGATTATGCTGAAATGACCTTGTGGGGGCAGAACCTTCAAGGCCAAAAAACGTTTAAGTTGGTTACAACCATTTACCGTGAAATGAACAACCATCTCAAGCAGGTGTTCAAGGTAACCGTTGCCGTGATGATTGCTCTGGGCGTCATTGGCATCTTGCTGGTTGAGTTGTTGTTGAATCGTTTTGTATTGTCGCCTATTTACGCACAAATCCATCATTTTAACCGTATTGGAGAGAGCGGAAATTTAACAGAGCGCTTTGAAGAACACAGCAGTCGTGAGCTACAGTTGCTGTCTCATACGGCCAACAGAATGCTGGAGCGGATTGATTCCTTGAATCGCGAGTTACAGCAGGCCGCCATGACGGATAGTTTAACCGGAGTCTGGAATCGACGTCGTTTTGATGAACAACTGATGCATGAGTGGCGGATTGCCTTACGTCAGAGTCATCCGGTCAGTCTGTTGATGATCGATATCGACCACTTTAAAATTTACAATGACACCTATGGTCATCAGGATGGCGATCAGTGCCTGCAGACCATTGCTGAGACCATCCAATCTCAGGTTAAGCGTGAAGCTGATCTGGTTGCACGCTATGGTGGAGAGGAGTTTGTTGCGATTCTTCCGGGTGTCCCCGGTGAGGGGGCTGAGCGTGTTGCTGAACAAATTCAATCCGCGATCCAGGCTTTGGCTATTGCCAATATCGATGCACCAAAAACGTCTATCATTACGGTGAGCATCGGTTATGCGACCATGATTCCTCAGCCTGGACAGGAGTGTGCTGAGTTAATTCACGCTGCCGATCAAGCCTTGTATCAGGCAAAAAAAGCCGGACGGAACTGTATTAAGAGGCTTTAG
- a CDS encoding cytochrome c3 family protein, with product MHAMYHAWPMVVSALSFIFCSAIATAGTYSLSAHGNSETGVKRTQGPFPPPDIYAIGNCAHCHEQHASIDDLEPGPDDGGPSSFALFAPTFDTSKITASSDYQQSDLFCFYCHTDNGSYQANNGSMINKDYAETFGGHINGPTSIMGQFNQIDSGGSNHNLYDIWNYMKEHPEYGKKNGGWFTENSDPCTACHNPHLARQNKEHLTDASYATISLPSDHYDQWGDDEFEQMSDYSSIYQAPFYAYSGSHPSDIYSATYEPAGVGYSQADGQLTPDYNTFCLDCHCDSIYSSTQNRNLSVINWDTERHGIPDAYEVFSRTPFGVLGGYVLSCLDCHEPHGSSNNFLIRRGINGQDVGAVGVVAGDRGNQCRQCHMDDYAYAQGAINDWKYSHHGRGQLSPYSAMMVGGCGCHDYNQDGAHSAPDPIPCERCHYHGSFVPNPAGEFPSTLTPKNEPYYRKMF from the coding sequence ATGCACGCCATGTATCATGCCTGGCCAATGGTGGTCAGCGCCTTGTCGTTTATTTTTTGTTCCGCCATTGCCACGGCAGGGACCTATTCTCTTTCTGCTCATGGCAATAGCGAAACCGGGGTAAAGCGCACTCAGGGGCCTTTCCCGCCTCCCGATATTTATGCAATCGGCAATTGTGCCCATTGTCATGAACAACACGCCAGCATTGATGATCTCGAACCGGGACCTGATGACGGCGGTCCATCGTCTTTTGCCCTGTTTGCCCCCACCTTTGATACGTCAAAAATCACCGCGAGCAGTGACTATCAGCAAAGCGACCTGTTCTGTTTCTACTGTCATACCGACAACGGCAGTTATCAGGCCAACAACGGCTCCATGATCAACAAAGACTATGCAGAGACTTTCGGCGGTCATATCAACGGTCCGACCAGCATTATGGGCCAGTTCAATCAGATCGACTCAGGTGGTTCGAATCATAATCTTTATGATATCTGGAACTATATGAAAGAGCATCCGGAGTACGGGAAAAAGAATGGTGGCTGGTTCACTGAGAATTCCGACCCGTGCACCGCCTGCCACAATCCTCATTTAGCCCGACAGAACAAAGAACACCTGACCGATGCGAGTTACGCAACCATCTCGCTGCCATCAGATCATTATGACCAATGGGGAGATGACGAATTTGAGCAGATGAGTGACTATTCGTCCATTTACCAGGCCCCTTTTTACGCCTATAGCGGCAGCCACCCGAGCGACATTTACAGCGCAACCTACGAACCTGCCGGAGTGGGCTATTCCCAGGCGGACGGCCAGCTGACACCGGACTACAATACTTTCTGTCTCGATTGCCATTGCGACAGTATTTACAGTTCCACACAGAATCGCAATCTGTCCGTCATCAACTGGGACACGGAGCGCCATGGCATCCCCGATGCGTATGAAGTTTTCAGCCGTACTCCATTCGGTGTTCTCGGTGGCTATGTCCTTTCCTGTCTGGATTGCCATGAACCCCACGGTTCTTCCAATAATTTTCTCATCCGTCGTGGCATCAACGGTCAGGATGTCGGTGCGGTGGGTGTCGTTGCCGGTGACCGCGGCAACCAGTGTCGTCAATGTCACATGGATGATTATGCCTATGCTCAGGGTGCTATCAATGACTGGAAGTATTCCCATCACGGCCGCGGCCAACTCAGCCCTTACAGCGCCATGATGGTGGGCGGTTGCGGCTGCCACGACTACAATCAGGACGGTGCACACTCGGCTCCGGACCCAATTCCCTGTGAACGCTGCCACTATCATGGTTCGTTTGTCCCCAATCCTGCAGGGGAATTCCCATCGACACTGACGCCAAAAAACGAGCCGTATTATCGTAAGATGTTTTAA
- a CDS encoding permease, whose amino-acid sequence MTIIENAWLLLCESAPYVVFGLLVSGVLSTVLTSDVIARHLGQGRVVPVVKAALFGIPLPLCSCGVLPAAVTLKKQGANRGALSAFMIATPESGVDSIAISYALLDPFLTVMRPVAALLSAVAAGVVENLFIDTSVPAVATQACCCSASPSRRTLRQGLHYAFSTVWQDMALWFFSGLFLAGMITALVPPSVMERWLGGGFSSLLVMLVVGVPIYICASASTPIAAALIMQGVSPGAALVFLLAGPATNVTSLTVLVSILGKRGTVVYLLVVSGGAVLCGWLVDEVYILMSWVPQAQLGVGSEWMPVEVEKICVAVLLVLSLPVVAQWLQRLKALNR is encoded by the coding sequence ATGACTATCATTGAAAATGCCTGGCTCCTGTTGTGCGAATCGGCGCCCTATGTGGTGTTCGGTCTGCTGGTCAGTGGTGTGTTGAGTACGGTTCTGACCAGTGATGTGATTGCTCGACATCTGGGGCAGGGACGGGTTGTTCCCGTGGTGAAAGCGGCGCTGTTCGGTATTCCATTACCGTTGTGTTCCTGCGGTGTTCTGCCCGCAGCTGTGACGCTTAAGAAACAGGGGGCGAATCGGGGTGCGCTCAGCGCCTTCATGATTGCCACACCGGAGTCCGGCGTGGATTCTATTGCGATCAGCTATGCTCTTCTGGACCCTTTTCTGACGGTTATGCGCCCCGTTGCCGCCTTGCTCAGCGCTGTTGCCGCCGGAGTTGTGGAAAATCTGTTCATTGATACCTCTGTGCCTGCAGTTGCGACCCAGGCCTGTTGTTGCTCCGCTTCTCCCTCGCGCCGCACGTTGCGACAGGGGCTGCATTATGCGTTCAGCACTGTTTGGCAGGATATGGCCCTGTGGTTTTTCTCCGGTCTGTTCCTAGCTGGGATGATAACGGCCCTGGTGCCACCTTCGGTCATGGAACGATGGCTGGGGGGAGGGTTTTCTTCTCTACTTGTGATGCTTGTCGTCGGTGTGCCGATTTATATCTGTGCCAGCGCCTCAACGCCAATCGCCGCCGCACTCATCATGCAGGGCGTCAGCCCCGGGGCTGCATTGGTGTTTTTGCTCGCCGGACCGGCGACTAATGTCACCTCTCTAACCGTCCTGGTGTCGATTCTCGGTAAACGGGGAACGGTTGTCTATTTGTTGGTGGTCAGCGGTGGAGCCGTGTTGTGTGGCTGGCTGGTTGATGAGGTCTATATTTTGATGTCTTGGGTGCCGCAGGCACAACTGGGTGTCGGCAGTGAGTGGATGCCGGTGGAGGTCGAAAAAATCTGCGTAGCGGTGCTGCTGGTCCTGTCGTTACCGGTTGTCGCCCAGTGGCTGCAGCGTTTAAAAGCACTCAATCGCTAA